A single window of Chitinophaga sp. XS-30 DNA harbors:
- a CDS encoding homoserine kinase — protein MSKQNLSSVKVFAPATVANVACGFDVIGLALDSTGDEMEIRISDKPGVHIVAIEGADLPLEASQNVAGVALQAMLQEYGQPELGFDVAIRKLIQPGSGIGSSAASAAGAVAGANILLNGHFPPESLIRFAMEGERLACGTPHADNVAPAIMGGFTLVRSYQPLDVIKLHTPADLWVTVIHPQIEVKTADARGILKQQVQLRDAIRQWGNVGALVAGLYREDYGLISRSLEDVIIEPIRSILIPAFHDLKLRCKEAGALGGGISGSGPSVFMLSKGEDNARAVAEMMETIYAPLGVAYKIHVSRISTTGVRVID, from the coding sequence ATGAGCAAGCAGAATTTATCCTCCGTAAAAGTATTCGCCCCCGCCACGGTCGCCAATGTAGCCTGCGGTTTCGATGTTATCGGCCTGGCGCTGGACAGCACCGGCGATGAGATGGAGATCCGGATCAGCGACAAACCCGGCGTGCACATCGTTGCCATTGAAGGCGCAGACCTACCGCTCGAAGCCTCGCAGAATGTTGCCGGTGTGGCCCTGCAGGCTATGCTGCAGGAATACGGGCAACCGGAACTGGGCTTTGACGTTGCTATCCGGAAGCTGATACAACCGGGCAGCGGCATCGGTTCCAGCGCAGCCAGCGCCGCAGGCGCGGTAGCAGGAGCCAATATATTACTGAACGGGCACTTCCCCCCCGAATCCCTCATACGCTTTGCCATGGAAGGCGAACGCCTGGCCTGCGGCACTCCGCATGCCGACAATGTTGCACCCGCCATCATGGGCGGCTTCACGCTGGTGAGAAGCTATCAACCCCTGGATGTGATAAAGCTTCACACCCCGGCGGACCTCTGGGTAACCGTCATCCATCCGCAGATAGAAGTGAAGACGGCAGACGCCCGTGGTATCCTCAAGCAACAGGTCCAGCTCCGCGATGCCATCCGTCAATGGGGCAATGTGGGCGCGTTGGTGGCCGGTCTTTACCGTGAGGACTACGGGCTGATCAGCCGTTCGCTGGAAGATGTGATCATTGAGCCCATCCGTTCCATCCTCATTCCCGCCTTCCATGATCTGAAGCTGCGATGCAAGGAGGCCGGCGCCCTCGGCGGTGGTATTTCCGGCAGCGGGCCTTCCGTTTTCATGCTCAGCAAGGGCGAAGATAACGCCCGTGCCGTGGCCGAAATGATGGAAACGATCTACGCCCCGCTTGGGGTAGCCTACAAGATACACGTCAGCCGCATCAGCACCACCGGCGTACGCGTGATAGATTGA
- the thrC gene encoding threonine synthase, translating to MQYYSLQNHQHSVSFREAVIQGLAPDKGLYFPAAIPKLEKNFRERLDEHDPLNIARAVIQPFIGDDIPEQELKKIIAATLTFPFPLHPVEENVYALELFHGPTMAFKDVGAHFMAGCLGYFRRHEDKPVTVLVATSGDTGGAVAHGFYNVPGVEVVILYPSGKVSELQEKQLTTLGGNITALEISGTFDDCQRMVKDAFLDEALQARRPLTSANSINVARWLPQMFYYIFAYRESKQWKKETVISVPSGNFGNICAGMMAAAMGLPIHHFIAATNVNDTVPRYLENGAYEPNPAVATISNAMDVADPSNFARILQMFAQNERALKASLTAYRFTDEETVAAMEKVYKEHQYLMDPHGAVGYLGLKKYMQRHPGHTGIFLETAHPSKFLNTMPESLQSQVSIPEQVQELSGRQKVSVKMEADYEQLKEWLMQS from the coding sequence ATGCAGTATTATAGCTTACAGAATCATCAGCACAGCGTTTCCTTCCGGGAAGCCGTAATACAGGGACTTGCGCCGGACAAGGGATTATATTTCCCTGCCGCGATACCGAAACTGGAAAAGAACTTCCGGGAGAGACTGGACGAGCATGACCCGCTGAATATTGCCCGTGCCGTTATACAACCGTTCATCGGGGATGACATCCCTGAACAGGAACTTAAAAAGATCATCGCCGCAACGCTTACTTTTCCTTTCCCGCTACACCCTGTGGAGGAGAACGTGTATGCGCTGGAGTTATTCCATGGCCCTACGATGGCCTTCAAGGACGTGGGCGCGCATTTCATGGCAGGTTGCCTCGGGTATTTCCGCAGGCATGAGGACAAGCCCGTCACCGTACTGGTAGCCACTTCCGGCGATACCGGCGGCGCCGTGGCACATGGTTTTTACAATGTGCCGGGCGTGGAGGTGGTCATCCTCTACCCTTCAGGCAAGGTCAGCGAACTGCAGGAGAAGCAGCTCACCACCCTGGGAGGCAATATCACCGCGCTGGAGATCAGCGGAACGTTCGACGACTGTCAGCGTATGGTAAAGGACGCTTTCCTGGATGAAGCGCTGCAGGCCCGCCGCCCGCTAACCTCCGCCAATTCCATTAACGTAGCCAGATGGCTGCCGCAAATGTTCTATTACATTTTCGCCTACCGCGAGAGCAAGCAATGGAAAAAAGAAACCGTTATATCCGTGCCGAGCGGCAACTTCGGCAATATCTGCGCAGGCATGATGGCCGCTGCCATGGGGTTGCCTATTCATCATTTTATTGCCGCTACCAATGTCAATGATACGGTGCCGAGATATCTCGAGAATGGCGCCTATGAGCCCAACCCCGCCGTAGCCACCATTTCCAATGCCATGGATGTGGCAGACCCCAGCAACTTTGCGCGCATCCTGCAGATGTTCGCGCAGAACGAACGCGCCCTGAAAGCAAGTCTTACAGCTTATCGTTTTACCGATGAAGAGACCGTTGCCGCCATGGAAAAAGTGTACAAGGAACATCAGTATCTGATGGACCCTCACGGCGCCGTAGGTTACCTGGGCCTGAAAAAGTATATGCAGCGCCATCCCGGCCACACTGGCATTTTCCTGGAAACAGCGCACCCTTCAAAATTCCTTAACACAATGCCCGAAAGCCTGCAAAGCCAGGTGAGCATACCGGAGCAGGTGCAGGAACTTTCAGGCAGACAAAAGGTCTCCGTAAAAATGGAGGCGGATTACGAGCAGCTGAAAGAATGGCTGATGCAATCCTGA
- a CDS encoding tetratricopeptide repeat protein — protein sequence MKLWRSSLLIFLAACQAPPEENTHTLYPDSGGPSVADMRAALRERPQDAEIRMQLANALIENGQYAAADSQAIYFAKDSGTLDKAFYIKALIALNGDDTTATIAHLSRAIEQAGNRSEYEAVMLNAELLMARRQAREAAAYFLLAQKLDSASAEARYGLGLAQEKLMDHRSAAVSYQLAVELDPAYSPAYLALGRLAELEKDLREAWRYYNLAAKADPTDAEAFFLRGKTFLQLGNKPAGIDDLTKALSFRKDHPAAKALLDSVKTSNFQ from the coding sequence ATGAAATTATGGCGTTCCAGTTTGCTGATATTCCTGGCCGCATGCCAGGCACCTCCGGAGGAAAATACCCATACCCTGTATCCGGATTCCGGGGGGCCCTCCGTAGCGGATATGCGTGCCGCGCTCCGCGAGCGGCCGCAGGATGCAGAAATACGTATGCAGCTTGCCAACGCGCTCATTGAAAACGGACAGTATGCTGCGGCGGATAGCCAGGCGATCTATTTCGCAAAAGATTCCGGTACGCTGGACAAAGCTTTTTATATCAAAGCGCTCATTGCTTTGAACGGGGATGATACGACCGCCACGATCGCCCATCTCAGCCGGGCAATTGAACAGGCCGGCAACCGCAGTGAATATGAAGCCGTGATGCTGAATGCGGAGCTGCTGATGGCCCGCAGGCAGGCCCGGGAAGCCGCAGCCTACTTTCTGCTGGCCCAGAAACTCGACTCTGCTTCCGCGGAAGCCCGGTACGGCCTGGGGCTGGCGCAGGAAAAACTGATGGATCACCGCTCTGCCGCAGTCAGTTACCAGCTGGCTGTCGAACTGGACCCAGCCTACAGTCCCGCTTACCTGGCACTGGGCAGACTGGCGGAGTTGGAAAAAGACCTCCGCGAAGCCTGGCGGTATTATAACCTCGCCGCCAAAGCAGATCCTACGGATGCCGAAGCGTTCTTTCTCCGCGGCAAAACCTTCCTGCAGCTGGGCAACAAACCTGCCGGCATCGATGATCTCACCAAAGCGCTATCCTTCCGTAAAGATCATCCCGCAGCAAAAGCCCTGCTCGATTCTGTCAAGACCAGCAATTTTCAGTAG
- the rpe gene encoding ribulose-phosphate 3-epimerase, which translates to MKTPIIAPSLLAANFLEIGKEVEMVNNSEADWLHLDVMDGRFVPNISFGLPVIAQISKIAKKVCDVHLMIEEPEKYTEAFQKAGAQILTVHIEACVHLHRNLQQIRSLGMKAGIAVNPHTSIGLLENVIRDADVVLLMSVNPGFGGQHFIEQTYTKIRTLRELIDRTGSKALIEIDGGVTLDNAHDILSAGADVLVAGNTVFASKDPVATISALKQ; encoded by the coding sequence ATGAAAACACCGATTATCGCCCCTTCCCTGCTTGCCGCCAACTTCCTCGAAATCGGGAAGGAGGTGGAAATGGTCAATAACAGCGAGGCCGACTGGCTTCACCTGGATGTGATGGACGGGCGTTTTGTGCCGAACATCAGTTTCGGGCTGCCTGTTATCGCGCAGATCAGCAAAATTGCAAAGAAGGTCTGTGATGTACACCTGATGATCGAAGAACCGGAAAAATATACGGAAGCTTTTCAGAAGGCCGGCGCGCAGATACTCACTGTGCATATAGAAGCCTGCGTGCATCTGCACCGCAACCTGCAGCAGATCAGGTCGCTCGGCATGAAAGCGGGCATTGCGGTGAACCCGCATACGTCCATTGGCTTGCTGGAAAATGTGATCAGGGATGCGGATGTGGTGCTGCTGATGAGCGTGAATCCCGGTTTTGGCGGGCAGCATTTTATTGAACAGACCTATACAAAAATCCGCACGCTGCGCGAACTGATAGACCGTACCGGCTCAAAAGCGCTGATAGAGATAGACGGCGGCGTTACGCTGGACAATGCCCACGATATACTGTCCGCCGGTGCTGATGTACTGGTGGCAGGCAATACGGTGTTTGCCTCAAAAGATCCGGTGGCAACCATCAGCGCGTTAAAGCAATAA
- a CDS encoding response regulator, with protein MKPLHSIFIVDDDPIHQQITKIMLDRLSISNDVTKFSDAQDVLEHLRANTENETALPDVILLDLNMPVMDGWEFLEAFAPIRPQLCKPIRVYVLTSSIDDTDKERVGKFDFVAGYLTKPLTNDVIMKLAK; from the coding sequence ATGAAGCCGCTGCATTCGATCTTTATAGTAGATGACGATCCGATTCACCAGCAGATCACGAAGATCATGCTGGACAGATTGAGTATCTCTAATGACGTAACAAAATTCTCCGACGCACAGGACGTGCTCGAACACCTTCGCGCCAATACGGAGAATGAAACTGCCTTGCCGGATGTGATCCTGCTGGACCTCAACATGCCCGTTATGGACGGATGGGAATTCCTCGAGGCCTTTGCGCCGATCCGCCCGCAGCTATGCAAACCCATCAGGGTGTATGTGCTGACCTCATCGATCGATGATACGGACAAGGAAAGGGTAGGCAAGTTCGATTTTGTGGCCGGGTATCTCACCAAGCCACTGACGAACGATGTGATCATGAAACTGGCAAAGTAA
- a CDS encoding PAS domain-containing protein produces the protein MNNALLNQVVEAFPDAVAVFDTSLRFVSCNAAFAADHIRYLGTEMKPGDSMYKLCEACCPELLQQSLYNWERAIAGERITFAVAVGNPPVHFQINLSPLFNEEKVQEAVVMVCRSLQPELDARENERFFRSVLEHLPAGLQQFTPDGWSKDLNEMQRQILGEAHPAVNNLPYNVYQDPINRRSGLHALLEEVARKKIPVKKEMLLRYNEEKEEGQDVVRLVPLYYEGTGFPVLDMNGEIAYLFLILSEITEKKVAQISLEKSERLLYNIVENLPVGYIQFDNFGFIRRVNQTQRRFFAHSGLDEQPTAYNMISDPFARLFEMDRLFMQVLQKGKMMRAEKKLEFEVDVAGGKMSREIYLDLTMFPVEDPVDKDQIVVALVNDITEKKRQEIENAKAQEFLLQTGEIGKIGGWEYDMATRRLRWSAQTYKIHELPPFATMTREKAMSFFTRDSRKKVRQALLACMEHGKAFDLPVSLHTARGNLLQVRAIGKPEYRNGRIVRLYGVIQDVTEQFKIRDQLTRNTELMRLFFDTIDMGYAVMDKEGKVNFINRKAQEIVDHGKVIGRNIFEVFPMLEGSTFHARVRQCMTLQAPVSFSYYLPVPDKWYEFLLAPMQDGSISIFTRNITESKKMQRELRKANEQLSSLNKYLVNQNKQLEDFAHITSHNLRAPIANLKALMQIMNDTDSEEEKGLYNSMFQEVIRNIDETLNDLIEIVQIRKDLNVERERLLFEERLQKVKDILFVDIETSGIDLTTDFSEAPDILYPRIYLDSILQNLLTNAIKYRRPDIRPRLHFHSRIEEGCVVLTAEDNGVGIDMERYGAKLFGFRKTFHKNKDAKGIGLYITKSQIEAMGGSIQAESRIGTGTKFIITFSPE, from the coding sequence ATGAACAATGCTTTGCTGAACCAGGTGGTGGAGGCCTTCCCGGACGCGGTAGCAGTGTTTGATACCAGCCTGCGGTTCGTATCCTGCAATGCGGCATTCGCAGCAGACCATATCAGGTACCTGGGCACTGAAATGAAGCCGGGGGACAGCATGTACAAACTCTGTGAAGCCTGCTGCCCCGAGTTGTTACAGCAATCTCTCTATAACTGGGAGCGCGCCATCGCCGGCGAACGTATCACTTTTGCAGTGGCCGTAGGGAACCCGCCTGTCCACTTCCAGATCAACCTCAGCCCCCTCTTCAATGAAGAAAAGGTCCAGGAAGCCGTTGTTATGGTATGCCGGAGCCTCCAACCGGAACTGGATGCCCGTGAAAACGAACGCTTTTTCCGCAGTGTGCTGGAACACCTGCCTGCCGGCCTCCAGCAGTTCACCCCGGATGGCTGGAGCAAAGACCTGAATGAAATGCAGCGCCAGATACTCGGAGAGGCCCACCCGGCAGTGAACAATCTGCCTTATAATGTGTACCAGGACCCCATAAACCGCCGCAGTGGCCTGCACGCCCTCCTCGAAGAAGTGGCACGCAAAAAAATACCCGTTAAAAAGGAAATGCTCCTGCGCTATAACGAGGAAAAGGAAGAAGGACAGGATGTTGTCAGGCTGGTGCCGCTTTACTACGAAGGCACCGGGTTTCCCGTGCTGGACATGAACGGGGAGATCGCCTATCTATTCCTCATTCTCAGCGAGATCACCGAGAAAAAAGTGGCCCAGATCAGCCTGGAGAAAAGCGAACGGCTTCTGTACAATATTGTGGAGAACCTGCCGGTTGGGTATATCCAGTTCGATAATTTCGGTTTCATACGCCGGGTGAACCAGACGCAGCGCCGGTTCTTCGCTCACTCCGGACTGGATGAGCAGCCCACCGCCTACAATATGATCAGCGACCCCTTTGCACGCCTGTTTGAAATGGACCGCCTTTTCATGCAGGTTTTGCAGAAAGGGAAAATGATGCGCGCGGAGAAAAAACTGGAATTCGAAGTAGATGTAGCGGGAGGAAAAATGAGCCGGGAGATCTACCTGGACCTTACCATGTTCCCGGTAGAGGATCCGGTGGATAAAGATCAGATCGTTGTGGCGCTGGTCAATGATATCACGGAAAAGAAGAGACAGGAAATAGAGAATGCCAAGGCGCAGGAATTCCTGTTGCAAACCGGTGAGATCGGCAAGATCGGCGGCTGGGAGTACGATATGGCCACCCGGCGGCTGAGATGGAGCGCACAGACCTACAAGATACATGAACTGCCGCCTTTCGCTACCATGACGCGGGAAAAGGCAATGTCCTTTTTTACCCGCGATTCCCGCAAGAAGGTCCGCCAGGCACTGCTGGCCTGCATGGAACATGGAAAGGCATTCGATCTCCCGGTATCGCTGCACACGGCGAGGGGCAACCTGCTGCAGGTGCGCGCCATCGGCAAACCGGAGTACCGCAATGGCCGCATTGTAAGGTTATACGGCGTGATACAGGATGTGACGGAGCAATTCAAGATCCGCGATCAGCTGACCCGTAATACAGAACTGATGCGCCTCTTCTTCGATACGATAGATATGGGCTATGCCGTGATGGATAAGGAAGGAAAGGTGAATTTCATCAACCGCAAGGCCCAGGAGATCGTAGACCATGGCAAAGTGATCGGCAGGAACATTTTTGAGGTGTTTCCCATGCTGGAAGGCTCTACTTTTCATGCCCGCGTCCGGCAATGCATGACGCTGCAGGCGCCGGTGTCTTTCTCCTACTACCTGCCCGTACCGGATAAATGGTACGAGTTTCTGCTGGCTCCCATGCAGGACGGCAGCATTTCCATCTTTACCCGCAACATCACCGAAAGCAAAAAGATGCAGCGGGAATTGCGCAAAGCCAATGAACAGCTGTCTTCCCTGAACAAATACCTGGTGAACCAGAACAAACAGCTGGAGGACTTCGCGCATATCACCTCCCATAACCTCCGCGCGCCCATCGCCAACCTGAAGGCGCTGATGCAGATCATGAACGATACGGACAGCGAGGAGGAGAAAGGGCTGTACAACAGCATGTTCCAGGAGGTGATCCGCAATATCGATGAAACGCTGAACGACCTGATCGAGATCGTTCAGATCCGGAAAGACCTGAATGTGGAGCGGGAGCGCCTCCTGTTTGAGGAAAGGCTGCAGAAGGTGAAAGATATCCTGTTTGTGGACATTGAGACCAGCGGCATTGATCTGACTACGGATTTCAGTGAAGCGCCGGATATCCTTTACCCGAGGATCTATCTGGACAGCATCCTGCAGAACCTGCTGACCAATGCCATTAAATACCGCAGGCCGGATATCCGTCCCCGGCTGCATTTTCACAGCCGGATAGAAGAGGGATGCGTAGTGCTGACCGCTGAGGACAATGGTGTAGGAATAGATATGGAGCGCTATGGGGCCAAGCTTTTCGGCTTCAGAAAAACATTTCATAAAAATAAAGACGCAAAAGGCATAGGCCTGTATATCACTAAAAGCCAGATCGAAGCGATGGGCGGAAGCATACAGGCAGAAAGCCGGATAGGAACAGGAACAAAATTTATCATTACCTTCAGCCCCGAATAA
- the purE gene encoding 5-(carboxyamino)imidazole ribonucleotide mutase, translating to MKVLIIMGSESDKPVMQESQNYLQFFGIESEMVVASAHRNPDKVRELVINAQPQGYGVIIAAAGMAAALPGVVSAYTSLPVLGVPLEGGLPGGVDALYSIVQMPAGLPVGTLAVGKAGARNAAVLAARIIALSDKNTAERVEAFKANGYRI from the coding sequence ATGAAAGTATTAATTATCATGGGCTCCGAGAGTGACAAGCCGGTGATGCAGGAATCGCAAAACTATTTACAGTTCTTTGGTATTGAAAGTGAAATGGTGGTAGCCTCCGCCCACCGGAACCCCGACAAGGTAAGGGAACTGGTGATCAACGCCCAGCCTCAGGGTTATGGTGTGATTATTGCGGCGGCAGGTATGGCAGCAGCCCTGCCCGGTGTTGTATCCGCCTATACCTCGTTGCCGGTGCTGGGAGTACCGCTGGAAGGTGGTTTACCCGGTGGTGTGGATGCTCTTTACTCTATTGTACAGATGCCCGCAGGCCTGCCTGTAGGTACCCTGGCCGTAGGCAAGGCCGGCGCCCGCAACGCAGCAGTACTGGCGGCACGGATCATCGCCCTGAGCGACAAAAACACAGCAGAACGCGTGGAAGCGTTCAAAGCGAATGGATACCGGATCTGA
- a CDS encoding PhoH family protein — protein MTESIINLDSVNPIEFFGVNNGKLDLLKKKFPLLKILSRGTQLKLSGAPEEVATAKEKIGQIVSYLERNGHLTENYFEQILGDEEGISIDHFKDRNPNEVLVFGPNGRTVRAKTANQKKMVALADKNDIVFAIGPAGTGKTYTAVALAVRALKNKAVRKIILTRPAVEAGESLGFLPGDLKEKIDPYLRPLYDALDDMIPADKLNYFMTNRIIEIAPLAYMRGRTLDNAFILLDEAQNSTDLQMKMFLTRIGSSAKAIITGDLTQIDLPKNQKSGLGRATRILRNIDGIGYLELDEEDVVRHRLVKAIIKAYDAANEDHELTRS, from the coding sequence TTGACAGAATCGATCATTAACCTGGATAGCGTAAACCCGATAGAATTTTTCGGGGTAAACAACGGAAAGCTGGACTTGCTGAAAAAGAAGTTCCCATTACTGAAAATCTTATCCCGCGGCACGCAGCTCAAGCTGTCCGGCGCCCCCGAGGAAGTGGCCACTGCCAAAGAGAAGATCGGGCAGATCGTCAGCTACCTGGAGCGGAACGGCCATCTTACCGAGAATTATTTCGAGCAGATATTGGGTGACGAAGAGGGCATCAGTATCGACCATTTCAAAGACCGGAACCCTAATGAGGTGCTGGTGTTTGGCCCAAATGGCCGTACCGTGCGGGCCAAAACGGCCAATCAGAAGAAAATGGTAGCGCTGGCGGACAAGAACGATATCGTTTTTGCGATAGGCCCCGCCGGTACCGGTAAAACCTATACCGCGGTAGCGCTGGCCGTCAGAGCACTGAAAAACAAGGCCGTAAGGAAGATCATCCTTACCCGTCCGGCCGTGGAAGCCGGTGAAAGCCTCGGTTTCCTGCCCGGTGACCTCAAGGAAAAGATCGATCCCTACCTGCGCCCCCTGTATGACGCACTGGATGATATGATCCCGGCGGACAAGCTCAACTACTTCATGACCAACCGCATCATCGAGATAGCACCCCTGGCTTATATGCGCGGACGTACGCTGGACAATGCCTTTATCCTCCTGGATGAAGCCCAGAACTCCACGGACCTGCAGATGAAGATGTTCCTCACAAGGATCGGCTCCTCTGCAAAGGCCATTATCACCGGTGACCTCACGCAGATAGACCTTCCGAAGAACCAGAAAAGCGGATTGGGCCGGGCCACCCGGATATTGCGGAATATCGATGGTATCGGTTACCTGGAACTGGATGAAGAAGATGTTGTGCGCCACCGCCTGGTAAAGGCCATCATCAAAGCTTATGACGCGGCTAATGAAGATCATGAATTAACACGATCTTAA
- a CDS encoding DUF4878 domain-containing protein: MCVSGLFFTISCKKRPEPQEVALEFMHAIQESNFERAKEFATKESQQVILLYSIFDGKRNENEREKIKNAQLKVVDHMEEGDKASVTILNSSASQQETLQLVKESGHWKISLTLESILPTYVAPPGMDMKSMAPGTLQDSSLMVPDSAVTR; encoded by the coding sequence ATGTGCGTATCCGGATTATTTTTCACGATAAGCTGTAAAAAGAGGCCTGAACCGCAGGAGGTTGCACTGGAATTCATGCATGCCATACAGGAATCGAACTTTGAGCGTGCGAAGGAATTTGCGACCAAGGAATCGCAGCAGGTCATCCTGCTCTATTCCATCTTTGACGGCAAACGCAATGAGAACGAACGCGAAAAGATCAAAAACGCCCAGTTGAAGGTGGTAGACCATATGGAGGAAGGCGACAAAGCCTCCGTTACCATCCTGAACTCGTCCGCCAGCCAGCAGGAAACCCTGCAACTGGTGAAAGAAAGCGGCCACTGGAAAATATCCCTGACCCTGGAAAGCATCCTACCCACCTATGTGGCGCCGCCAGGAATGGACATGAAGTCCATGGCCCCCGGTACCCTGCAGGATTCTTCCCTGATGGTCCCGGACTCCGCCGTGACCCGGTAG
- a CDS encoding inorganic diphosphatase — protein sequence MTTNPWHNVSPGENAPQVVTGIIEIPKGSRAKYELDKESGLLKLDRVLYSSVYYPANYGFIPQTYCDDHDPLDILILSQIDCVPLCIMDAKVIGVMQMIDSGEADDKIIAVAAHDMSVNHINDISELPPHFIHEMRHFFEEYKRLENKTVKVAEFQNKAVAERIIMESFDLYNTTFGNKK from the coding sequence ATGACAACAAATCCATGGCACAACGTCAGTCCCGGTGAAAATGCCCCCCAGGTAGTGACCGGCATCATTGAAATACCAAAAGGGTCACGTGCCAAATATGAACTGGATAAAGAGAGCGGCTTGCTGAAACTGGACCGTGTGCTGTACTCTTCCGTTTATTACCCGGCCAATTACGGATTCATTCCCCAGACATATTGTGACGACCATGACCCGCTGGATATTCTCATCCTTTCCCAGATCGACTGTGTGCCCCTGTGCATCATGGACGCCAAGGTGATCGGTGTGATGCAGATGATCGACAGCGGAGAAGCGGACGACAAGATCATTGCCGTGGCCGCGCATGATATGAGCGTGAACCATATCAATGATATCTCAGAACTGCCGCCGCATTTTATTCACGAAATGCGCCATTTCTTCGAAGAATACAAGCGCCTGGAGAACAAGACCGTGAAAGTGGCCGAGTTCCAGAACAAAGCCGTGGCCGAACGCATCATTATGGAAAGCTTCGACTTGTACAATACAACCTTCGGCAACAAAAAATAA
- a CDS encoding C40 family peptidase gives MPFAITVVPVMPLRAEPAHKSEMISQALFGECVETETVNADGWVKIRLQYDGYEGWVTASHLETITLDLFEAAPTHMATQWAARVTVNGQPMYIPYGCMLKMGETAWGNVQVTAETGIEPFSPPASPRTAWRAIAHTFLNTPYLWGGKSVFGIDCSGFTQSVYKILGIPLLRDAYQQATQGETVSLIQEAAPGDLAFFDNEAGRITHVGLMLSDHQIIHSAGKVRIDPIDHLGIVNADTGLRTHKLRIIKRML, from the coding sequence ATGCCATTTGCGATCACAGTAGTTCCGGTCATGCCGCTGCGGGCGGAACCGGCCCATAAAAGCGAAATGATCTCCCAGGCGCTGTTCGGGGAATGCGTTGAAACCGAAACGGTTAATGCCGATGGATGGGTAAAGATCAGGCTGCAATACGATGGTTATGAAGGCTGGGTGACGGCTTCCCACCTGGAAACCATTACCCTGGACCTATTTGAGGCGGCTCCCACGCATATGGCCACGCAGTGGGCTGCGAGGGTGACGGTTAACGGCCAGCCGATGTACATTCCCTACGGTTGTATGCTGAAAATGGGAGAAACAGCCTGGGGCAACGTACAAGTGACGGCGGAAACCGGAATTGAACCTTTTTCACCGCCTGCTTCTCCAAGAACGGCATGGCGGGCAATTGCCCATACTTTTCTGAATACGCCCTATCTCTGGGGCGGAAAATCTGTTTTCGGGATCGATTGTTCAGGATTTACACAATCCGTGTATAAAATCCTCGGCATTCCTTTGCTGCGGGACGCTTATCAGCAGGCTACACAGGGTGAGACCGTGTCACTCATCCAGGAGGCGGCGCCCGGCGACCTGGCTTTCTTCGATAACGAAGCGGGCCGCATTACACATGTCGGCCTCATGCTCAGCGACCACCAGATCATTCACTCCGCGGGAAAGGTGAGAATCGATCCCATCGATCATCTCGGGATCGTGAATGCGGATACCGGCCTGCGTACCCATAAACTGCGGATCATCAAAAGAATGTTGTAG
- a CDS encoding sigma factor-like helix-turn-helix DNA-binding protein, translating into MHLLLNNLSDKELLYRIRKLEDREAAGVLLDRYSHLLVAACLPRLNEEHRAETVFPALTQQLFSRFQFLYGKVNQTVYTLIQHYFTAGSKLHSKPFEPRHAQAVHHLEGRVGHAGTNPIERETLARQLEAALDNLLPEERQLISQFYIEHRSFGELAIFHNTTAEKIRNKLSKAKKKLATQIDQTGL; encoded by the coding sequence ATGCATCTTCTGCTAAATAATCTGAGTGACAAGGAATTGCTGTACAGGATCAGGAAACTGGAAGACCGTGAGGCCGCCGGTGTATTGCTGGACCGTTATAGTCACCTGCTGGTGGCCGCATGCCTGCCCCGGTTGAACGAGGAGCATCGTGCAGAAACCGTTTTCCCCGCGTTGACGCAGCAACTCTTCTCCCGTTTTCAGTTTCTTTACGGCAAGGTAAACCAGACTGTCTACACACTGATACAGCACTACTTTACCGCAGGCAGCAAGCTGCACAGCAAACCCTTTGAACCGCGCCATGCGCAGGCCGTGCATCACCTGGAAGGACGGGTGGGGCACGCCGGTACCAATCCCATTGAGCGCGAAACGCTGGCCCGTCAACTGGAGGCGGCGCTGGACAATCTTTTGCCGGAAGAACGGCAGCTGATCAGCCAGTTTTATATTGAGCACCGTTCCTTCGGTGAGCTGGCGATCTTCCACAACACCACCGCAGAAAAGATCAGAAATAAACTCAGCAAGGCCAAAAAGAAACTCGCCACGCAAATCGACCAGACAGGCTTATGA